A single region of the Erythrobacter sp. genome encodes:
- a CDS encoding peptidylprolyl isomerase, translating to MRNAFLAAAAAFVLALPIAAQDAQSRSDSEAVAQKETAPGPADIVNAAPQEDWVVIPPEDLLVMTLAPDAEGNARKVVIQLMPPPFSQGWVENIRLLARERWYDGTSVNRVQDNYVVQWGDPNYDNPESDGAAKPLPVGLATMVEDAYAPSLPEGVQQELEKTLRARMRARLALDGIESDGGPSSNPSEEQKSDAFLTDPYAAMYSFYQGWPLGLDPNEETRGDGKPKAWPVHCYGMVGVGRNYSPDTGSGAELYTVIGHAPRHLDRNIALVGRVIGGMEHLSSLPRGSGALGFYSEEEKDKRTPILSVRIASELPEEERPLYEYLSTESETFAAYAEARANRRDPFFIVPAGGADICNIPVPVREFEYADGE from the coding sequence ATGAGAAACGCCTTCCTCGCCGCCGCTGCGGCCTTCGTCCTCGCCCTGCCGATCGCCGCTCAGGATGCGCAATCGCGCTCAGACAGCGAAGCGGTAGCGCAGAAAGAAACGGCGCCCGGTCCCGCCGACATCGTCAACGCCGCGCCGCAGGAGGACTGGGTGGTGATCCCGCCGGAAGACCTGCTGGTGATGACGCTCGCGCCGGACGCCGAAGGCAACGCGCGTAAGGTGGTGATCCAGCTGATGCCGCCGCCCTTCTCTCAAGGCTGGGTCGAAAACATCCGCCTGCTCGCGCGCGAGCGCTGGTACGACGGGACGAGCGTCAACCGGGTGCAGGACAATTACGTCGTCCAGTGGGGCGATCCCAATTACGACAATCCCGAAAGCGACGGTGCGGCGAAGCCGCTGCCAGTCGGCCTCGCGACAATGGTAGAGGACGCATACGCGCCCAGCTTGCCGGAAGGAGTCCAGCAGGAACTCGAGAAGACCCTGCGGGCCAGGATGCGCGCGCGCCTGGCGCTTGACGGGATCGAGAGCGATGGCGGCCCCTCCTCCAACCCGAGCGAGGAGCAGAAATCCGATGCCTTCCTGACCGATCCCTATGCCGCGATGTATTCCTTCTACCAAGGCTGGCCGCTGGGCCTCGACCCCAATGAGGAAACGCGCGGAGACGGAAAGCCGAAAGCATGGCCCGTCCACTGCTACGGCATGGTCGGCGTGGGGCGGAACTATTCGCCCGACACCGGATCGGGCGCGGAACTCTACACCGTGATCGGCCATGCGCCGCGCCATCTCGATCGCAACATCGCGCTGGTCGGGCGGGTGATCGGGGGGATGGAGCACCTCTCCAGCCTGCCGCGCGGCTCGGGCGCGCTCGGCTTTTACAGCGAAGAGGAGAAGGACAAGCGCACGCCCATCCTCTCGGTCCGCATCGCCAGCGAGTTGCCGGAGGAGGAGCGGCCGCTCTACGAATATCTCTCGACCGAGAGCGAGACCTTCGCCGCTTACGCCGAGGCACGCGCAAACCGGCGCGATCCGTTCTTCATCGTGCCCGCGGGCGGAGCGGACATCTGCAACATCCCGGTGCCGGTGCGGGAGTTCGAATATGCGGACGGGGAGTGA
- a CDS encoding efflux transporter outer membrane subunit yields MIRRASRIAALGALAAALGGCAIVGEDYERPDLALPETHAVALAPEEARTAANTAWFELYDDPELRPLIEEALDGNLDLQQAFARIEEVRARLLVARSGFFPRIDGTLSTGAQPQPNSNDGVFTLGLVLGWEVDLFGKIRRQNEAARAQLLASEASRAAIVTTIVQQVAATWLTIRELQAEEAILARNIALQEEALELVELLHRQGVVSDSEVQQATAQLAGTRSLLPQVVQARLVAENLLTVLLGRYPSEIDLAPFDPERQARGIGAYPLPTGVPSDLLARRPDVIAAEQQLAAATALEGVAIANRFPFPTIGLSSLVGRTSTEIGSLFDDGASSSLNSWGPEVRLPILNFGRDLGNVRVARAQLEQALIGYRRAVQGALFDVNAAVYAYRAGEAQIEPLADQLAAARRTLFLQDLRFRGGVVSYISVLDAQRLVLSSELSLARARLQRDLAFVDLYRALGGGWSDEDLAQAARGGDAIGP; encoded by the coding sequence GTGATCCGGCGCGCTTCGAGGATCGCCGCGCTCGGCGCGCTCGCGGCCGCGCTCGGCGGCTGCGCGATCGTGGGCGAGGATTACGAACGCCCCGATCTCGCCCTGCCCGAAACACACGCGGTCGCGCTCGCCCCGGAGGAAGCCCGCACCGCCGCCAACACCGCGTGGTTCGAGCTTTACGACGACCCGGAACTGCGCCCGCTGATCGAAGAGGCGCTCGACGGCAATCTTGACCTGCAGCAGGCATTCGCCCGGATCGAGGAGGTCCGCGCCCGCCTGCTGGTCGCGCGCAGCGGGTTCTTCCCGCGGATCGACGGGACGCTCTCGACCGGCGCGCAGCCGCAGCCCAATTCCAACGACGGCGTGTTCACGCTCGGCCTCGTGCTTGGCTGGGAGGTCGACCTTTTCGGCAAGATCCGCCGCCAGAACGAAGCCGCGCGCGCGCAGCTGCTCGCCAGCGAGGCGAGCCGGGCGGCGATCGTCACCACCATCGTCCAGCAGGTCGCCGCGACGTGGCTGACGATCCGCGAACTCCAGGCGGAAGAGGCGATCCTCGCGCGCAACATCGCGCTGCAGGAAGAAGCGCTCGAGCTGGTCGAGCTTCTCCACCGCCAGGGCGTCGTCTCGGACAGCGAGGTGCAGCAGGCCACCGCCCAGCTTGCCGGGACGCGCTCGCTGCTGCCGCAGGTGGTGCAGGCGCGGCTCGTGGCGGAGAACCTGCTGACAGTCCTGCTGGGGCGCTATCCGTCCGAGATCGACCTTGCGCCCTTCGATCCCGAGCGACAGGCGCGCGGGATCGGGGCCTATCCCCTGCCCACAGGCGTGCCGAGCGATCTGCTCGCGCGCAGGCCCGACGTGATCGCCGCCGAACAGCAGCTCGCCGCCGCCACCGCACTCGAAGGGGTGGCGATCGCCAACCGCTTTCCCTTCCCCACCATCGGGCTATCCTCGCTCGTCGGGCGGACCTCGACCGAGATCGGCTCGCTGTTCGATGACGGCGCGTCCTCCTCGCTCAATTCGTGGGGGCCGGAAGTGCGCCTGCCGATCCTCAATTTCGGGCGCGATCTGGGCAATGTCAGGGTCGCGCGGGCGCAGCTGGAACAGGCACTTATCGGCTATCGCCGGGCGGTCCAGGGCGCGCTGTTCGATGTCAACGCCGCCGTCTATGCCTACCGCGCGGGCGAGGCGCAGATCGAGCCGCTTGCCGACCAGCTGGCCGCGGCGCGGCGCACGCTGTTCCTGCAGGACCTGCGCTTTCGCGGCGGGGTGGTAAGCTACATCTCGGTGCTCGACGCGCAGCGGCTTGTGCTGTCGAGCGAACTGTCGCTGGCCCGCGCCCGGTTGCAGCGCGACCTTGCCTTCGTCGATCTCTACCGTGCACTCGGCGGGGGCTGGAGCGACGAGGATCTCGCGCAGGCCGCGCGAGGCGGGGATGCCATTGGCCCTTGA